A portion of the Marinobacter alexandrii genome contains these proteins:
- a CDS encoding carboxypeptidase-like regulatory domain-containing protein: protein MRNFYLSFFLLPFFAFSQKTINGTLLDSESQEPIAYAHVFLSDSSKGTFSDLDGSFSLTSERDFKNPELVISHVGFELKTVKINSGDVGLIKLKAKKDKLLDVEVSSGVDKKWRREYELFKEAILGSTPFAEKCKILNPWVIDFSKVKEAFLATADKPIEIANDALGYRISFRLDFFSIINTTVFIKGHPTKVRNLSANEQQRIEFDRNRQKAYEGSVYHFAQCLANDSLDHCGYEAYFVGYELTDIAHIQVQKNLIENRRVTHRNRILTKRGSENQFDFDGFLQVIYTNPITEKSEESWIKQNGDAFITEKGVIENLDNLKLYGSFSNDRLANYLPLAELKPYYKKQLKTKSIADKIRSKFPENNLNEKVYLHTDREVYYAGEDIWLKGYINPSENGAVQSRKLYVELINKDSSITQTIISIEDGKASGYLTIPNSLTDGPYMIASYTDLNAKYPDSHFKKPIQIGYWEAKTIRNSNDSGTISIFPEGGELIARIVNNVAFEIKDSKGNRMNGELSLYEGNKKLTNAKTDWAGKGSFKLIPKENVRYSLKGNELNLTPHKFSASTKEIGIIVQNTVDGFRVNLQSNVVISDSIYIVTSCKNKLQSIHHAFLYKTYQLMILNEDLNDGVNVITIFDKNINPLLERVMYKPPTIVGLGLNVSSQDLQTRVTIAGQDSIKSASLSIIDLSKSNDRGIESILVTNYLRPEIKGMIQNADQIFFEPNEKNIDFLMLKNGLRNFNENIELTNETIQKELIAGFQINGSIDFKKAKKAHTDTIYLINRKSKTPLLSEIVDEKGQFSFDNVSYTDSTSLFFAFDKKYAKNVSSINLTADHDWQYISGYPFKFDFSDELLNERRKLNFENYIRSRTSFNTSEATLLEEVVVLGEEGSSLKSRKYSITSADILSFKEKPLAGFGITTYTAIQRLQSVEVIIYYEVGGAIIRDVKLINSEVTDPLRNEIDLFIDNSFSEPITLLYMNPANIERIEFVKLYGKNGSLFVYTREITEKKSNRRVFQKRLKGFQEKKDFYTEKLLQNPSHQSATLHWDPSISNDQRSISFSVPQKQIPMKIILEGFTKDNKPFRLTKTYHSN, encoded by the coding sequence ATGCGAAACTTTTACTTAAGCTTTTTCTTGCTACCCTTTTTTGCTTTTTCTCAAAAAACTATAAACGGAACACTGTTAGATTCAGAATCGCAAGAGCCCATTGCATACGCACATGTTTTTCTGAGTGATAGTAGTAAGGGAACCTTTTCCGATTTAGATGGAAGTTTTTCCCTCACCTCAGAAAGAGATTTTAAAAACCCTGAGCTAGTTATAAGTCATGTCGGCTTTGAGCTGAAAACAGTTAAAATAAATAGTGGTGATGTGGGGTTAATCAAGCTGAAAGCCAAGAAAGATAAGTTGCTTGATGTGGAGGTAAGCAGTGGTGTAGACAAAAAGTGGAGAAGAGAATATGAATTATTTAAGGAGGCTATTTTGGGCTCTACCCCCTTTGCTGAGAAATGCAAAATTCTAAACCCATGGGTCATAGATTTCTCGAAAGTGAAAGAAGCATTCTTAGCCACAGCAGACAAACCTATCGAAATAGCAAACGATGCTCTAGGCTATCGAATAAGTTTCAGACTTGACTTTTTCTCAATTATTAATACAACAGTTTTTATTAAGGGCCACCCGACGAAAGTTCGAAATCTTTCAGCGAATGAGCAACAAAGAATTGAGTTTGATAGGAATCGCCAAAAGGCTTATGAAGGTTCCGTTTATCACTTCGCCCAGTGTCTCGCAAATGATTCACTAGACCATTGTGGGTATGAAGCATACTTTGTTGGGTATGAGCTAACAGATATTGCCCACATTCAAGTACAGAAGAATTTAATTGAAAACAGAAGAGTAACCCATAGAAATAGAATTTTGACTAAAAGAGGTAGTGAAAATCAATTTGATTTTGATGGATTTCTACAAGTTATATACACTAATCCGATAACAGAAAAATCAGAAGAATCCTGGATAAAGCAGAATGGAGATGCATTTATTACAGAAAAGGGAGTTATTGAAAACCTAGACAACTTAAAGCTATATGGCTCTTTTTCTAACGATCGTTTAGCAAACTATCTGCCATTAGCTGAACTCAAACCTTATTACAAAAAGCAATTAAAAACGAAATCAATAGCTGACAAAATAAGATCCAAGTTTCCGGAAAATAATCTTAATGAAAAAGTCTATTTACACACAGACAGGGAGGTATATTATGCAGGTGAAGATATATGGCTGAAGGGATACATCAACCCTTCAGAAAATGGCGCTGTTCAATCAAGAAAATTATATGTAGAACTTATAAATAAGGATAGCTCAATCACACAAACAATCATCTCCATAGAAGATGGTAAAGCTTCTGGCTATTTAACTATTCCAAATAGTCTGACAGACGGCCCTTATATGATAGCCAGCTATACAGACCTAAACGCTAAATATCCAGATAGTCATTTCAAAAAGCCTATTCAGATTGGATACTGGGAGGCAAAAACAATTCGTAATTCAAATGATTCTGGTACCATTTCCATTTTCCCTGAAGGTGGTGAACTAATAGCTAGGATAGTCAATAATGTTGCATTCGAGATTAAAGATTCAAAAGGCAATAGAATGAATGGAGAACTTAGCCTCTATGAAGGAAATAAGAAGTTGACTAATGCTAAAACTGATTGGGCAGGAAAAGGATCTTTTAAGCTAATCCCAAAAGAAAATGTGCGGTATTCACTTAAGGGTAACGAGTTAAATCTCACACCTCATAAATTCTCCGCAAGCACAAAAGAGATTGGAATTATTGTTCAAAATACAGTTGATGGGTTTAGGGTCAACCTTCAATCAAATGTCGTAATAAGCGACTCCATTTATATAGTCACATCCTGCAAAAATAAATTACAAAGCATACATCATGCATTTCTATACAAAACCTATCAACTGATGATTCTCAATGAAGATTTAAATGATGGTGTAAACGTTATTACAATTTTTGATAAAAACATAAATCCCCTTCTTGAGAGGGTAATGTATAAGCCCCCTACTATCGTGGGTTTAGGTTTGAATGTATCATCACAAGACCTTCAAACAAGGGTTACAATTGCTGGCCAAGATTCTATAAAATCAGCTTCTCTATCAATAATTGATCTCTCCAAGTCTAACGATAGGGGTATTGAAAGCATTCTTGTGACGAACTACTTGCGTCCAGAGATTAAAGGAATGATTCAAAATGCTGATCAAATATTTTTTGAACCTAATGAAAAAAACATTGACTTTTTGATGTTGAAAAATGGTTTAAGAAATTTTAATGAAAACATAGAGTTAACTAATGAAACTATCCAAAAGGAACTGATCGCTGGCTTCCAAATTAATGGATCAATTGATTTCAAGAAAGCTAAAAAAGCTCATACCGATACGATCTATCTTATCAATAGAAAATCAAAAACCCCTTTACTTTCTGAGATCGTAGATGAAAAAGGACAATTTTCTTTTGACAATGTTTCCTATACTGATTCAACTAGTCTTTTTTTCGCGTTTGATAAAAAGTATGCTAAAAATGTTTCATCAATTAATTTAACAGCAGATCACGATTGGCAATATATCAGTGGGTATCCTTTTAAATTTGATTTTTCTGATGAACTTCTAAATGAAAGAAGAAAGCTTAATTTTGAAAATTACATTAGGTCACGCACTTCGTTTAACACCTCTGAAGCCACCTTATTGGAAGAGGTTGTTGTCCTTGGCGAGGAAGGAAGCTCCCTGAAATCCAGAAAGTACAGTATAACAAGTGCGGACATCTTATCATTTAAAGAAAAACCACTAGCGGGATTCGGAATAACTACTTATACAGCTATTCAGCGTCTACAGTCTGTCGAAGTTATAATCTATTATGAAGTAGGTGGTGCTATTATTAGAGATGTTAAACTAATCAACTCAGAAGTTACCGACCCCCTTAGAAATGAGATTGATCTATTCATCGATAATTCCTTTTCTGAACCTATTACGCTTCTCTACATGAACCCTGCAAATATTGAGCGAATTGAGTTTGTTAAACTCTATGGAAAAAATGGTTCTCTGTTTGTATATACAAGAGAGATTACTGAAAAAAAATCAAACAGACGAGTCTTTCAGAAAAGACTCAAGGGCTTTCAGGAGAAAAAAGATTTTTACACAGAAAAGCTTCTTCAAAACCCAAGTCACCAGTCAGCAACACTCCATTGGGATCCTTCCATTTCCAACGATCAAAGGTCTATCTCATTTTCTGTCCCTCAAAAACAAATCCCGATGAAAATAATTCTGGAAGGATTTACCAAAGACAATAAGCCTTTTCGGTTAACTAAAACTTACCATAGCAATTAG